One window of Enterobacter sp. RHBSTW-00175 genomic DNA carries:
- the minC gene encoding septum site-determining protein MinC yields the protein MSNTPIELKGSSFTLSVVHLHDAKPEVIRQALEDKIAQAPAFLKHAPVVVNVSGLDAPVNWKLLQQAVSSTGLRIVGISGCKDAELKAEIDRAGLPILTEGKEKAPRPAPVAVQTPPLPVQNVTPVTKTRLIDVPVRSGQRIYAPNCDLIVTSHVSAGAELIADGNIHVYGMMRGRALAGAGGDRDAQIFCTHLTAELVSIAGEYWLSDKIPAEFYGKAARLRLADDALTVQPLN from the coding sequence ATGTCAAACACGCCCATCGAGCTTAAAGGCAGTAGTTTCACCTTATCAGTGGTTCATTTGCATGATGCAAAACCCGAGGTTATTCGTCAGGCGTTAGAAGACAAAATCGCGCAGGCTCCTGCTTTTCTGAAGCACGCCCCCGTCGTCGTCAATGTCAGCGGTCTTGATGCCCCTGTTAACTGGAAACTTCTCCAGCAGGCAGTGTCATCAACCGGGCTGCGCATTGTCGGCATCAGCGGTTGCAAAGACGCCGAACTGAAAGCTGAGATTGACCGCGCAGGGCTACCCATTCTGACGGAAGGCAAAGAGAAAGCCCCACGTCCGGCACCTGTTGCCGTGCAAACACCCCCGCTGCCAGTTCAGAACGTTACACCTGTCACAAAAACGCGATTGATTGATGTGCCGGTTCGTTCCGGTCAGCGAATTTATGCACCAAACTGTGATCTGATTGTTACAAGCCACGTCAGCGCCGGTGCAGAACTCATTGCGGATGGCAATATTCACGTCTACGGTATGATGCGTGGGCGTGCACTTGCAGGTGCAGGTGGCGATCGGGATGCACAAATATTTTGTACTCACCTGACGGCGGAACTGGTTTCCATCGCAGGTGAATATTGGCTGAGCGACAAGATCCCAGCCGAATTTTATGGCAAAGCGGCTCGTCTGCGACTGGCAGACGACGCGTTGACCGTTCAACCGTTGAATTGA
- a CDS encoding YcgL domain-containing protein produces MFCVIYRSTSRDQTYLYVEKKDDFSRVPEELMKNFGRPQLAMLLPLDGRKKLVNADLEKVKSALAEQGYYLQLPPPPENLLKQHLEVNGKK; encoded by the coding sequence ATGTTTTGTGTGATCTATAGAAGTACCAGCCGCGACCAGACCTATCTTTATGTCGAAAAGAAAGACGATTTCTCCCGCGTGCCTGAAGAATTAATGAAGAACTTTGGCCGTCCGCAGCTGGCAATGCTGCTGCCGCTGGATGGACGAAAGAAACTGGTTAATGCCGATCTGGAAAAAGTGAAATCAGCATTAGCTGAACAGGGCTATTATTTACAGCTTCCGCCACCACCCGAGAATTTATTAAAACAGCATCTTGAGGTGAACGGAAAGAAATAG